One region of Mucilaginibacter gotjawali genomic DNA includes:
- a CDS encoding serine hydrolase domain-containing protein — protein MRFVYKAILTSAFCLFFLSSCTSSANNNNNNKNKNGAAAKPERPMDTTTLLAYNAKNADKKIDAVMQQLHRTRAFNGNVLVAKHGKIIYENAIGWADYLHRKELNINSQFELASVTKTFTSTAILMLMEQGKLSLNDDVKKYFPDFPYDGITIRLLLTHRSGMMNYVYFTDDLYRAEHRDQRKGLTNAQEMALIAQYKPRPFNKPDKRFLYNNSNFMVLGSIIEKVTGQSYADFVKTHIFIPSGMAHTAVYSKAVYEKIPVDVVGHDRGQWRYSVAQNFLDGPVGDKGIYSTVGDLYLYDRALRQGRLLKQATMDSAYVPRNPMLHGHFSYGYGWRIFEAPGKQVIYHTGWWHGFRHIYLRDIKDDITIVLLSNLSNGSLLKLDDLFNAAGMPIVRKSAYKGNGDTSDD, from the coding sequence ATGAGATTTGTGTATAAAGCTATTTTAACTTCTGCCTTCTGCTTGTTTTTTTTGAGCTCGTGCACGTCAAGTGCAAATAATAATAATAATAATAAAAATAAGAATGGTGCGGCCGCAAAACCTGAGCGCCCAATGGACACCACAACCCTGCTGGCTTACAACGCTAAAAACGCTGATAAAAAGATTGATGCCGTGATGCAGCAATTGCACCGTACGCGCGCTTTTAATGGCAATGTACTGGTGGCCAAACACGGCAAAATTATTTACGAAAACGCCATTGGCTGGGCTGATTACCTGCACCGCAAGGAATTAAACATCAACTCGCAGTTTGAGCTGGCATCCGTTACCAAAACATTTACCTCAACGGCCATTCTGATGCTGATGGAACAAGGTAAGCTTTCGTTAAATGATGACGTAAAAAAATACTTCCCTGATTTTCCATACGATGGTATAACGATCAGGCTATTGCTTACCCATCGCTCGGGAATGATGAACTATGTTTATTTTACCGATGACCTGTACCGCGCCGAACACCGTGACCAGCGCAAGGGCCTTACCAATGCACAGGAAATGGCACTGATAGCCCAATATAAACCGCGCCCGTTTAATAAGCCCGATAAACGCTTTTTATACAACAACTCTAACTTTATGGTGCTGGGTTCCATTATTGAAAAAGTTACTGGTCAGTCCTACGCTGATTTCGTTAAAACACATATTTTTATCCCATCAGGAATGGCACATACGGCCGTTTACTCAAAAGCGGTTTACGAAAAAATTCCTGTTGATGTGGTGGGGCACGACAGGGGACAATGGCGGTATTCAGTCGCACAAAACTTCCTGGATGGCCCTGTGGGTGATAAAGGCATTTACAGCACTGTTGGCGACCTATATTTATACGACAGAGCGTTGCGCCAGGGCCGACTGCTAAAACAGGCCACTATGGACTCTGCTTATGTTCCGCGTAATCCAATGCTGCACGGCCACTTTAGTTATGGATATGGCTGGCGGATTTTTGAAGCACCAGGCAAACAGGTGATTTATCATACCGGCTGGTGGCACGGTTTCAGGCATATCTACTTGCGGGATATTAAGGACGATATCACCATTGTATTGCTGTCAAACCTTTCAAACGGGAGTTTGCTAAAACTGGATGATCTCTTTAATGCAGCAGGCATGCCAATTGTGAGAAAAAGCGCCTATAAAGGTAACGGAGATACCAGTGATGATTAG
- a CDS encoding low molecular weight protein-tyrosine-phosphatase encodes MKILMVCLGNICRSPLAHGIMEQMAIERGLNWEIESAGTGDWHVGEPPDRRSIRAAKNHGIDISTQVCRLFRISDFDYYDHIFVMDKSNLGDILAKARNKEDEKK; translated from the coding sequence ATGAAAATCCTTATGGTATGCCTTGGAAATATTTGCCGGTCGCCGCTGGCACATGGCATTATGGAGCAAATGGCGATTGAACGCGGACTGAATTGGGAAATAGAATCAGCCGGTACCGGCGACTGGCATGTAGGTGAACCGCCGGACCGCAGGTCTATCCGCGCGGCAAAAAATCATGGCATCGATATTAGCACACAGGTTTGCCGCTTATTCAGGATAAGTGATTTTGATTATTACGACCATATTTTCGTGATGGACAAAAGCAACCTGGGCGATATCCTGGCCAAAGCCCGCAATAAAGAGGACGAAAAAAAGTGA
- a CDS encoding S1/P1 nuclease — protein MSMIKFIKQLLFIFLISYLPLQSMAWGAQGHRICGQIASTYLTPKARKAIEAILGNESIAMASNWADFIKSDPDYNYLSSWHYIDFDKVLTYPEMIGYLNQDNNVDAYTKLQFLIGELKRNNLSKENKLLDLRMLIHIVEDVHQPMHVAHADDKGGNDFKVNWFSTPTNLHSVWDSQLIDFQQLSYTEYAAAINHTTQSERAAWQKDPISKWLFESNQMAEKLYTEIKPGDTLNYKYNFNHVDQLNQRLLMAGVRLAGVLNAIFG, from the coding sequence ATGAGCATGATCAAGTTTATTAAACAACTGTTGTTTATATTTTTAATTTCTTATTTGCCGCTGCAATCAATGGCATGGGGTGCCCAGGGGCACCGTATTTGCGGGCAAATAGCCAGTACCTATCTTACGCCAAAAGCACGTAAAGCCATTGAGGCGATATTAGGCAACGAATCCATAGCCATGGCCAGTAACTGGGCCGACTTTATCAAATCGGATCCCGATTATAATTATTTGTCATCATGGCATTATATCGATTTTGATAAAGTATTAACCTACCCCGAAATGATAGGTTATTTAAACCAGGATAACAACGTGGACGCTTATACTAAACTTCAGTTTTTGATAGGCGAACTGAAAAGGAACAACCTGAGCAAGGAAAATAAATTGCTTGACCTTAGGATGCTGATTCATATTGTGGAGGATGTACACCAGCCGATGCATGTTGCCCATGCTGATGATAAGGGCGGAAATGATTTTAAGGTAAACTGGTTTAGTACACCCACTAATTTGCATTCGGTATGGGACTCGCAGTTGATAGATTTTCAGCAGTTGAGTTATACCGAATATGCGGCAGCCATTAACCATACCACCCAGTCTGAAAGGGCTGCGTGGCAAAAGGACCCCATCAGTAAATGGTTGTTTGAATCGAACCAGATGGCTGAAAAATTATACACCGAAATAAAACCCGGCGATACGCTTAATTATAAATACAATTTCAACCACGTCGATCAGCTCAACCAGCGCCTTCTGATGGCCGGCGTAAGGCTTGCCGGGGTGCTGAATGCTATTTTTGGTTAG
- a CDS encoding BamA/TamA family outer membrane protein, whose amino-acid sequence MKRIIILLIILFSASCVYAQMNFLPKFIRKMYFNKDSTRKPGFVLLPALASAPETGLEVGGAALVSFYTDTSDHTTHVSSLFGYATITTKGQTKLSLNANYWTPQNKIHYLATISYYNFPFNFYGIGNNTHLADVDEVFEKRYKVNFESEFNLGNGLYLGYVAGGFKYYYRFDRNRQGVLNTDPSVEDKRGGTAGYAGPTFTYDTRNNNTYTTKGIIINAYYNLMHGAFINNGYEGGFFNIEYSEFFSLSKKLVLGTDIQEQSLTGSRSPFYLLPQMGSDEMMRGYYEGRFRDRNYIAGQTELRYRINNSFGLAAFIGTGEVFHTSFSFAQLKPNYGGGIRYFFDIEKGLAIRVDYGVGQKPAGEPRISGLYVALGQSF is encoded by the coding sequence ATGAAACGAATTATTATTTTATTAATAATACTTTTTAGCGCCAGCTGTGTGTATGCCCAGATGAATTTTTTACCAAAATTTATCCGCAAAATGTATTTTAATAAGGATAGCACCCGCAAGCCGGGGTTTGTATTGCTGCCGGCTCTTGCTTCGGCCCCTGAAACGGGCCTTGAAGTTGGCGGCGCGGCGCTGGTTTCGTTTTATACTGATACCAGCGATCATACTACCCATGTTTCCAGTTTGTTTGGCTACGCAACCATTACCACCAAAGGGCAAACTAAGCTAAGCTTAAATGCCAATTACTGGACACCTCAAAACAAAATTCATTACCTGGCAACTATCAGCTATTATAATTTTCCGTTCAATTTTTACGGCATTGGCAATAACACCCATTTGGCAGATGTTGACGAGGTTTTTGAAAAAAGGTATAAAGTTAATTTTGAGAGTGAATTTAATTTGGGCAATGGCTTGTATTTAGGCTATGTAGCAGGAGGATTTAAATATTATTACAGGTTTGACAGAAACAGGCAGGGGGTTTTAAATACCGATCCTTCGGTGGAAGACAAAAGGGGCGGAACAGCCGGTTACGCCGGACCGACGTTTACTTATGATACCCGAAACAACAATACTTATACCACCAAAGGCATCATTATTAATGCTTATTACAATTTGATGCATGGCGCTTTTATCAATAACGGCTATGAAGGTGGTTTTTTTAACATTGAATATTCTGAGTTTTTTTCTTTAAGCAAGAAACTGGTTTTGGGGACAGATATCCAGGAACAAAGCCTCACCGGTTCAAGATCGCCGTTTTATTTGCTGCCTCAAATGGGAAGCGATGAAATGATGCGGGGTTATTACGAGGGCCGTTTCCGCGACAGGAATTATATAGCCGGGCAAACCGAACTCCGGTACCGTATTAACAACAGCTTTGGGCTGGCAGCTTTTATTGGTACCGGCGAAGTATTTCACACCAGCTTTAGTTTTGCGCAGTTAAAACCTAACTATGGTGGCGGCATCCGCTACTTTTTTGACATTGAAAAAGGGCTTGCCATCCGGGTTGATTACGGCGTAGGCCAAAAGCCGGCTGGTGAACCCAGGATAAGCGGTTTATATGTTGCGCTGGGCCAATCTTTTTGA
- a CDS encoding GRP family sugar transporter: MFIVSSYAAAIVFCIITMLCWGSWANSQKLAAKSWRFELFYWDYVIGILFFSVLSAFTLGSFGTQGRSFLADLKQADGGNIASALIGGIVFNAANILFSAAIAIAGMAVAFPVAIGIALVLGVLLNYFALQQGNPVYLFAGVGCICLAIILNAMAFRKAGSGGNKVSSKGIVLSIVAGVLMSFFYRFIAASMDLQNFAAPAAGKMTPYTAVFIFSVGILLSNFLFNTILMKKPFSGLPVSYADYFKGNFKTHLTGVLGGAIWGIGNSFNLIAAGKAGPAISYGLGQGATLIAALWGILIWKEFKNAPKGTNALLSSMLVAYVIGLGLIIGAK, translated from the coding sequence ATGTTCATCGTTTCTTCATACGCCGCAGCTATTGTATTTTGTATCATCACCATGCTTTGCTGGGGATCATGGGCCAACAGCCAAAAACTTGCTGCCAAAAGCTGGCGCTTTGAACTCTTTTACTGGGATTATGTGATCGGGATCCTCTTCTTTTCTGTCCTTTCTGCTTTTACATTAGGAAGTTTTGGAACGCAGGGCCGCAGCTTTTTAGCTGATTTGAAGCAGGCAGATGGCGGCAACATTGCCAGTGCCTTAATTGGTGGTATTGTTTTTAATGCTGCAAATATTTTATTCTCTGCAGCTATCGCTATTGCCGGTATGGCGGTAGCTTTTCCGGTAGCCATAGGTATTGCTTTGGTGTTGGGTGTATTGCTCAATTATTTTGCATTACAGCAGGGCAACCCGGTTTATTTGTTTGCCGGGGTAGGCTGCATCTGTTTAGCCATCATCCTTAATGCAATGGCCTTCCGCAAGGCCGGCAGCGGGGGTAACAAGGTTTCATCAAAAGGCATTGTGTTGAGTATAGTCGCTGGCGTGCTGATGTCCTTCTTTTACCGGTTCATAGCCGCGTCTATGGACCTGCAAAACTTTGCAGCACCTGCGGCTGGTAAAATGACACCATATACTGCCGTATTTATTTTCTCGGTCGGAATTTTGCTTAGTAACTTTCTATTCAATACTATCCTGATGAAAAAGCCTTTCTCGGGATTGCCTGTTAGTTATGCTGATTATTTTAAAGGCAATTTTAAAACCCATCTCACCGGCGTATTGGGTGGCGCCATCTGGGGAATCGGCAATTCATTTAACCTTATCGCCGCAGGCAAAGCAGGCCCTGCAATATCGTACGGCCTTGGGCAGGGCGCTACACTTATAGCAGCACTTTGGGGGATACTTATCTGGAAAGAATTTAAAAACGCGCCAAAAGGCACTAATGCCCTGCTATCTAGTATGCTCGTGGCTTACGTTATTGGTTTGGGGTTGATCATTGGCGCAAAATAA
- a CDS encoding deoxyhypusine synthase family protein produces the protein MSSTKGPVSQFIEKNYLHFNAAALMDAAKGYETHLLEGGKMMVTLAGAMSTAELGISLAEMIRQDKIAIISCTGANLEEDIMNLVAHSHYKRVPNYRDLSPQDEWDLLENHYNRVTDTCIPEEEAFRRLQKHIHKLWKDADTAGERYFPHEFMYKMLLSGDLKQYYEIDPKNSWMLAAAEKNLPIVVPGWEDSTMGNIFASYVIKGEIKPTTMKSGIEYMAWLADWYVKNSSGKGIGFFQIGGGIAGDFPICVVPMLYQDMEMPEIPFWSYFCQISDSTTSYGSYSGAVPNEKITWGKLDIHTPKFIVESDATIVAPLIFAWILGQ, from the coding sequence ATGAGTAGTACAAAAGGCCCGGTATCGCAGTTTATTGAAAAAAACTACCTGCATTTTAATGCGGCAGCGTTAATGGATGCAGCAAAAGGATATGAAACACACCTGCTTGAAGGCGGTAAAATGATGGTTACGCTTGCCGGTGCCATGAGCACGGCAGAATTGGGTATTTCGCTTGCCGAGATGATCCGCCAGGATAAAATTGCCATCATCTCGTGTACCGGCGCTAACCTCGAAGAGGATATTATGAACCTGGTAGCGCATTCGCATTATAAACGTGTGCCTAACTACCGAGACCTTAGTCCGCAGGATGAGTGGGATTTGCTTGAAAATCACTACAATCGCGTAACAGACACCTGTATTCCTGAAGAAGAAGCCTTCAGGCGGCTGCAAAAGCACATCCATAAACTTTGGAAAGATGCGGATACCGCCGGCGAACGCTATTTTCCGCATGAGTTTATGTACAAAATGCTGCTAAGCGGCGACTTGAAACAATATTACGAGATCGACCCTAAAAATTCGTGGATGCTGGCAGCGGCCGAAAAGAATTTGCCGATAGTAGTTCCCGGATGGGAAGACAGCACTATGGGTAACATCTTTGCCTCATACGTTATTAAAGGCGAAATAAAACCAACCACCATGAAAAGCGGTATCGAATACATGGCATGGCTGGCTGATTGGTATGTAAAAAACTCTTCCGGCAAAGGCATCGGCTTTTTCCAGATCGGGGGCGGTATAGCAGGCGATTTCCCGATTTGCGTGGTACCAATGTTGTACCAGGATATGGAAATGCCCGAAATTCCTTTCTGGAGTTATTTTTGCCAGATCTCTGATTCAACCACATCCTACGGCTCTTACTCCGGCGCGGTGCCTAATGAAAAAATTACCTGGGGTAAACTGGATATCCATACCCCAAAATTTATTGTTGAATCGGATGCCACCATTGTAGCGCCGTTAATATTTGCCTGGATATTAGGACAGTAA
- a CDS encoding GNAT family N-acetyltransferase, which yields MHIVAQTPRFVIRNFSPEEEKIYLSLFDDEEVTRHLPKRTRDENRRIFRDGLHDYAAGKVLGRWGIFNNGNEEFIGICLLRPYDGELNKIELGYVLGRNFWGKGIAGEMAQIMVAYAFTHTDATEIVGVTTLENVASQKVLQKAGLERLDNMIRDGEELAFFKLIKTVQ from the coding sequence ATGCACATTGTAGCCCAAACGCCGCGTTTTGTAATCCGCAACTTCAGCCCCGAAGAGGAAAAAATATACCTGTCGCTTTTTGATGATGAAGAAGTAACCCGTCACCTGCCAAAAAGAACGAGGGACGAAAATCGCAGAATCTTCAGAGACGGCTTGCATGACTATGCAGCCGGAAAAGTTTTGGGGCGCTGGGGTATATTTAACAACGGCAACGAAGAATTTATAGGGATCTGCCTGCTAAGGCCGTATGACGGCGAATTAAATAAAATAGAACTTGGCTATGTACTGGGCCGGAATTTTTGGGGTAAAGGCATTGCCGGCGAGATGGCGCAAATCATGGTTGCCTATGCTTTCACCCATACTGATGCCACGGAGATTGTTGGCGTAACCACCCTGGAGAATGTGGCATCGCAAAAAGTGCTTCAAAAAGCCGGGCTTGAACGATTGGACAATATGATAAGAGATGGTGAGGAACTGGCTTTTTTTAAGTTGATAAAAACGGTACAATAG
- the fumC gene encoding class II fumarate hydratase — translation MSFRTEHDTMGEVQVPADKYWGAQTERSRNNFKIGPEASMPKEIIAAFAYLKKAAAYTNTDCGVLPAEKRDQIAQVCDEILAGSLAGEFPLVIWQTGSGTQSNMNVNEVIANRAHVLAGNKLGEGKTFIHPNDDVNKSQSSNDTYPTAMHIAAYKMVIDVTIPGIEKLRDTLKAKSEAFKSVVKIGRTHLMDATPLTLGQEFSGYVSQLDHGLKALKNTLDHLSELALGGTAVGTGINTPKGYDVKVAEYIAKFTGLPFRTAENKFEALAAHDAIVESHGALKQIAVSLMKIANDIRMLASGPRSGIGEIHIPDNEPGSSIMPGKVNPTQNEAVTMVAAQVMGNDVTISIGGSNGHYELNVFKPVMAANFLQSARLIGDACTSFNDHCAVGIEPNYAGIKKHLENSLMLVTALNPHIGYENAAKIAKKALKENLSLREAAIGLGLLTNEQFDEWVRPEDMIGSLK, via the coding sequence ATGAGTTTCAGAACTGAACACGATACCATGGGCGAGGTACAGGTACCCGCCGATAAATACTGGGGAGCACAAACCGAAAGATCGCGCAATAACTTTAAAATTGGCCCCGAGGCGTCTATGCCTAAGGAGATTATTGCGGCATTTGCCTACCTAAAAAAAGCAGCCGCTTATACCAATACCGATTGCGGCGTATTGCCCGCCGAAAAACGCGACCAGATTGCACAGGTTTGTGATGAGATCCTGGCAGGTTCGCTTGCCGGCGAATTTCCGCTGGTGATCTGGCAAACAGGTTCGGGCACCCAGTCAAATATGAATGTGAACGAGGTAATTGCAAACCGCGCGCATGTACTGGCCGGCAATAAACTGGGCGAAGGCAAAACTTTCATCCATCCGAATGACGACGTAAATAAATCGCAGTCGTCCAACGATACCTACCCAACGGCTATGCACATTGCCGCCTATAAAATGGTGATCGATGTAACCATACCGGGTATTGAAAAACTGCGCGATACGCTGAAAGCAAAATCCGAAGCATTTAAAAGCGTGGTAAAGATTGGCCGTACCCACCTGATGGATGCTACACCGCTTACTTTGGGCCAGGAATTTTCAGGCTATGTATCTCAACTGGACCATGGTTTAAAAGCATTAAAAAACACCCTCGACCACCTGTCGGAACTTGCCCTTGGCGGTACCGCCGTAGGTACAGGCATCAATACCCCAAAAGGTTACGATGTTAAGGTAGCTGAATATATTGCCAAATTTACCGGCCTGCCATTCCGCACCGCGGAAAATAAATTTGAAGCGCTGGCCGCGCATGATGCTATTGTGGAGAGCCACGGTGCATTAAAACAAATTGCCGTATCGCTGATGAAAATCGCCAATGATATCCGTATGCTGGCTTCTGGTCCGCGTTCAGGTATTGGCGAGATCCACATTCCTGATAACGAGCCGGGATCATCTATTATGCCGGGCAAAGTTAACCCCACCCAAAACGAAGCCGTTACCATGGTGGCGGCACAGGTTATGGGGAATGATGTAACTATTTCTATCGGTGGCTCAAACGGACATTATGAGTTGAACGTATTTAAACCGGTTATGGCAGCCAACTTTTTACAGTCGGCCCGCCTGATTGGGGATGCCTGCACTTCATTCAACGACCATTGCGCTGTTGGCATCGAACCAAATTATGCCGGTATTAAAAAACATCTCGAAAATTCATTGATGCTGGTAACCGCCCTAAATCCGCATATCGGTTACGAGAACGCTGCAAAAATTGCAAAAAAAGCGTTGAAAGAAAACCTTTCCTTACGCGAAGCCGCAATTGGTTTAGGCCTGTTGACTAACGAACAGTTTGATGAATGGGTACGCCCGGAAGATATGATAGGAAGTTTGAAGTAA
- a CDS encoding tetratricopeptide repeat protein, with the protein MRTLRKILLVLIVFSLAGSSVAFSQDQPDAKSLINEGIALNDSGKYVAAIEKYKAALKIDPENLQVQYEMSYTLFSSGRGDDAIPLLEKVAPSNRYAEAYDLLASIYDDKKDFEKSIAYYQQGIIAFPDYQRLRFNLAVSYLRQKRYPEAEQAAIKAIQLDPKHASSQRAYALAMYHQNRGAASIMAFCSFLMLEPQTKRSAEAYQYVQSIIKSKVTVDTANGKKSVTIRVQDNKENTDESALDMFLSMIAASPTLDENKNKPAVDILNEELSTLFEEGGELGEKKREKDFFWKFYVDYFYKLAQSNNMPAFARFISLSAYREEDLQWFKDNDSKLTALDTWVSNTKREVQ; encoded by the coding sequence ATGAGAACCTTACGCAAAATCCTTTTAGTACTTATCGTTTTCTCGCTGGCCGGTTCGTCTGTGGCTTTTAGCCAGGATCAACCTGATGCAAAATCCCTGATCAATGAAGGGATTGCGTTAAACGACAGCGGCAAATATGTGGCAGCTATAGAAAAGTATAAAGCAGCCTTAAAAATAGATCCTGAAAATTTACAGGTACAGTATGAAATGTCGTACACGCTTTTCAGCAGCGGTAGAGGGGATGATGCTATTCCCTTGTTAGAAAAAGTAGCTCCATCAAACAGGTACGCAGAAGCTTATGACTTGCTTGCAAGTATTTATGACGACAAAAAGGATTTTGAAAAATCGATTGCTTATTATCAACAGGGAATCATTGCCTTTCCTGATTATCAGCGGCTTCGTTTTAACCTCGCAGTTTCTTATCTCCGTCAAAAAAGGTATCCGGAGGCTGAACAAGCTGCAATTAAGGCGATTCAGCTCGATCCGAAACATGCCAGCAGTCAGCGGGCTTATGCACTCGCAATGTACCATCAAAACAGGGGAGCAGCCTCTATAATGGCGTTTTGCAGTTTTTTGATGCTTGAGCCACAAACAAAGCGGTCTGCCGAAGCGTACCAGTACGTACAAAGTATCATCAAGTCTAAAGTTACTGTGGATACGGCGAATGGTAAGAAAAGCGTGACGATTCGTGTTCAAGACAATAAAGAAAATACCGACGAATCTGCGCTGGATATGTTTCTTTCAATGATCGCGGCATCACCAACGCTTGACGAAAATAAGAATAAGCCAGCGGTCGACATCCTGAATGAGGAGCTGTCTACACTTTTTGAGGAAGGCGGTGAACTGGGGGAAAAGAAGCGAGAAAAGGATTTTTTCTGGAAGTTTTATGTAGACTACTTTTATAAATTAGCGCAAAGCAATAACATGCCGGCCTTTGCGCGATTTATTAGCCTGAGCGCCTACCGGGAAGAAGACCTTCAATGGTTTAAAGACAATGATAGCAAACTTACTGCTTTAGACACATGGGTGTCTAATACGAAAAGGGAGGTGCAATAA
- a CDS encoding YbaB/EbfC family nucleoid-associated protein: MFDKLMQAQQKAGEVKKRLDAITVTGVAEGGKISVTANGNKVVQSVVIADELFKEADKEQLEELLIIAINKAMDLADNVSQSEMAAMTKEMFGGLGGLF, encoded by the coding sequence ATGTTTGATAAACTAATGCAGGCCCAGCAAAAAGCGGGCGAAGTAAAAAAGAGGCTGGATGCCATTACCGTAACCGGCGTTGCCGAGGGCGGCAAAATTTCTGTTACCGCTAACGGTAATAAAGTGGTTCAATCTGTTGTTATCGCCGACGAACTTTTTAAGGAGGCCGATAAGGAGCAATTAGAAGAACTGCTGATCATCGCGATAAATAAAGCGATGGACCTGGCTGACAATGTAAGCCAGAGTGAAATGGCCGCGATGACCAAAGAAATGTTTGGCGGACTGGGCGGATTGTTTTAA
- a CDS encoding low molecular weight phosphatase family protein yields MRLLLGDKIVPDPYYDDTQFEPVFKMIEQGCSDIIKRLAGA; encoded by the coding sequence GTGAGGCTTTTATTGGGCGATAAAATCGTCCCCGATCCTTATTATGATGATACACAGTTTGAGCCTGTTTTTAAAATGATTGAACAGGGATGCAGCGATATTATTAAACGACTTGCCGGGGCCTGA
- a CDS encoding tetratricopeptide repeat protein → MKSFRFFLVFFVLIVIAHTGFAQDTGDAQSLTKEAVQLNKAGKYAEAVDKYSQALKLDPENIYANYGMAFSLLASEKGKEGIPYLQKVINSNSSITIWAYDLLGSIYDKEHDSAKAIEAFKAGLKLDPKYQSIYYNLGLVYFRDRNYAGAEKCAIESMKLDPKHASSQRMYALVCFHQNKRANALLGLCSFILLEPNTARTTEAYGNITHILQGGILLPPAGTPTLMVDANSLALNNAISKAIADADKKKYPSPADQLTAELTNIFTAIGQLADKQNADPVFKKYFADYFYQLAQSPNMPAFARMINWGNTESAKWISEHPQYMNDLDGWVKTTARDF, encoded by the coding sequence ATGAAATCGTTTCGCTTTTTCCTGGTATTCTTTGTTTTAATAGTCATTGCACACACAGGCTTTGCACAGGATACAGGTGACGCCCAATCGCTGACAAAAGAAGCGGTACAATTGAACAAGGCTGGGAAATATGCCGAGGCTGTTGACAAATACAGCCAGGCTTTAAAACTGGATCCGGAGAATATTTATGCGAATTATGGTATGGCTTTTTCGCTCCTGGCGTCCGAAAAGGGCAAAGAAGGGATCCCGTATTTACAAAAAGTTATTAACTCCAACAGTTCCATCACCATATGGGCTTATGACCTTTTGGGCAGTATCTATGATAAAGAACACGATTCGGCCAAAGCCATCGAAGCTTTTAAGGCGGGCTTAAAACTCGACCCGAAATACCAGAGCATTTATTACAATTTAGGACTGGTTTATTTTAGGGATAGAAATTATGCCGGGGCGGAAAAATGCGCCATCGAATCGATGAAGCTCGATCCCAAACATGCCAGCAGCCAGCGCATGTATGCCCTGGTTTGTTTTCACCAAAATAAAAGGGCCAATGCTTTGCTGGGTTTATGCAGCTTTATCCTGCTTGAACCTAACACCGCCCGAACTACGGAGGCTTATGGCAACATAACACACATTTTACAGGGTGGTATTTTACTGCCGCCTGCCGGAACACCTACGCTAATGGTGGATGCTAATAGCCTCGCCTTGAATAACGCCATCAGTAAGGCTATTGCCGATGCAGATAAAAAGAAATACCCCAGCCCGGCCGACCAGCTAACAGCGGAGTTAACCAATATTTTTACCGCCATTGGCCAACTGGCCGATAAACAAAATGCCGATCCCGTTTTCAAAAAATACTTTGCCGATTATTTTTACCAGCTGGCGCAATCGCCAAATATGCCGGCTTTTGCCAGGATGATCAATTGGGGCAATACCGAAAGTGCTAAATGGATAAGTGAGCATCCACAGTATATGAATGATTTGGATGGGTGGGTAAAAACGACGGCGAGAGACTTTTGA